From one Rhizobium lentis genomic stretch:
- a CDS encoding DUF2259 domain-containing protein, with protein sequence MKQRLIIGGMFAAAVAGLPGISLAGDIASIQPIGFSADGKVFAFQEFGIKESDKAPYSETYFIDTDSGQYLEGTPFRTELTDKDANLSKARRQNLTAARSQMDKYDLLTNPGLIAAFNPPTELGSPTKTLRYTTLAADGPPKAPYTLSLGELPVSTPKECTAVDKRVIGFSLQVIEKEGAPNRQAARQATAVPAERTCSVEYRIGGAVVYQPEAGNQVHIALVLAFDAERNGRWIAVPVHP encoded by the coding sequence TGCCGGGCATATCACTGGCCGGCGACATCGCCAGCATCCAGCCCATCGGCTTTTCCGCCGACGGAAAGGTCTTTGCCTTCCAGGAATTCGGCATCAAGGAGAGTGACAAAGCTCCCTATTCCGAGACCTACTTCATCGATACCGACAGCGGCCAGTATCTCGAGGGCACGCCTTTCCGCACCGAACTGACTGACAAGGATGCCAATCTTTCCAAGGCGCGTCGACAGAACCTGACGGCGGCGCGCAGCCAGATGGACAAATACGATCTCCTGACCAATCCCGGCCTCATTGCCGCCTTCAACCCGCCGACTGAACTCGGTTCTCCCACGAAGACGCTCCGCTACACCACGCTTGCGGCCGACGGTCCGCCGAAGGCCCCCTACACGCTTTCGCTCGGCGAACTGCCGGTGTCGACGCCAAAGGAGTGCACCGCAGTCGACAAGCGCGTCATCGGCTTCTCCCTGCAGGTGATCGAGAAGGAAGGCGCTCCAAACCGCCAGGCGGCGCGGCAGGCAACCGCTGTTCCGGCGGAACGGACGTGCTCCGTCGAATACAGGATCGGCGGCGCGGTGGTCTATCAGCCGGAAGCCGGAAACCAGGTTCACATCGCCCTCGTCCTTGCCTTCGATGCTGAGAGGAACGGACGCTGGATTGCCGTTCCGGTCCATCCCTGA
- the purB gene encoding adenylosuccinate lyase encodes MIPRYSRPEMVAIWSPETKFRIWFEIEAHACDALAELGVIPKSAARTIWEKGGAATFDVARIDEIEAVTKHDVIAFLTHLAEIVGPDARFVHQGMTSSDVLDTCFNVQLVRATDILIADVDRLLQALKTRAFEHKDTVTIGRSHGIHAEPTTFGVKLALAYAEFERCRQRLVAAREEVATCAISGAVGTFANIDPRVEEHVAAALGLKAEPVSTQVIPRDRHAMYFATLGVVASSIERLATEIRHLQRTEVLEAEEYFSPGQKGSSAMPHKRNPVLTENLTGLARMVRSYAMPAMENVALWHERDISHSSVERMIGPDATVTLDFALSRLAGVVEKLLVYPENMEKNLNKFRGLVHSQRVLLALTQAGTSREDAYRLVQRNAMKVWEQGKDFLEELLADSEVRAALSEEDIREKFDLGYHTKHVDTIFRRVFGEA; translated from the coding sequence ATGATCCCGCGTTATTCCCGGCCCGAAATGGTCGCCATCTGGTCTCCCGAAACCAAGTTCCGCATCTGGTTCGAGATCGAGGCGCATGCCTGCGACGCGCTGGCCGAATTGGGCGTGATCCCGAAATCGGCGGCACGGACGATCTGGGAGAAAGGCGGCGCCGCCACCTTCGACGTCGCCCGCATCGACGAGATCGAAGCCGTCACCAAACATGACGTCATCGCCTTCCTGACCCATCTCGCCGAGATCGTCGGCCCGGATGCGCGCTTCGTCCACCAGGGCATGACCTCGTCAGACGTGCTCGACACCTGCTTCAACGTTCAGCTGGTGCGCGCCACCGATATTCTCATCGCCGATGTCGACCGGCTGCTTCAGGCTCTGAAAACCCGCGCCTTCGAACATAAGGACACCGTCACCATCGGCCGCTCGCACGGCATCCATGCCGAGCCCACCACCTTCGGCGTCAAGCTGGCGCTTGCCTATGCCGAATTCGAGCGCTGCCGCCAGCGCCTGGTCGCCGCCCGCGAGGAAGTCGCGACCTGTGCCATCTCCGGCGCTGTCGGCACCTTCGCCAATATCGATCCGCGCGTCGAGGAACATGTCGCCGCAGCGCTCGGCCTGAAGGCCGAGCCGGTCTCGACCCAGGTCATCCCGCGCGACCGCCACGCCATGTATTTCGCCACCCTCGGCGTCGTCGCCTCGTCGATCGAACGGCTCGCAACCGAGATCCGCCACCTGCAGCGCACCGAAGTCCTCGAAGCGGAAGAATACTTCTCCCCCGGCCAGAAGGGCTCTTCGGCCATGCCGCACAAGCGCAACCCGGTGCTGACCGAAAACCTGACCGGCCTTGCCCGCATGGTCCGCTCCTACGCCATGCCGGCCATGGAAAACGTCGCCCTCTGGCACGAGCGCGATATCTCCCACTCCTCGGTCGAACGGATGATCGGCCCGGATGCCACGGTGACGCTCGATTTCGCCCTCTCGCGCCTCGCCGGCGTGGTCGAAAAGCTGCTGGTCTATCCCGAGAACATGGAAAAGAACCTCAACAAATTCCGCGGCCTCGTCCACTCCCAGCGCGTCCTCCTGGCACTGACCCAGGCCGGCACCTCCCGCGAAGACGCTTACCGCCTGGTGCAGCGCAACGCCATGAAGGTGTGGGAACAGGGCAAGGATTTTCTGGAAGAGCTGCTCGCCGATTCAGAGGTGCGCGCGGCGCTTTCGGAAGAAGATATTCGCGAGAAGTTCGATCTTGGGTATCACACAAAGCATGTCGATACGATTTTTCGGCGGGTGTTTGGCGAGGCCTGA
- a CDS encoding low affinity iron permease family protein: MKHLFARFASKTSEWAGKPAVFILALTVVIIWAMLGPFFDYSETWQLIINTGTTIITFLMVFVLQNAQTRDTRAIQAKLNEIILTSHAENRFIGIENLDEDELKHLDQLVAKAAKGRADTEACSTSEAEKTEAPKKAEGRKRRVSGKPAKQR; encoded by the coding sequence ATGAAGCATCTGTTCGCCCGCTTCGCTAGCAAGACATCGGAATGGGCGGGCAAACCCGCCGTCTTCATCCTGGCGCTGACCGTCGTCATCATCTGGGCCATGCTCGGCCCCTTCTTCGACTATTCAGAAACCTGGCAGCTGATCATCAATACCGGCACGACGATCATCACCTTCCTGATGGTTTTCGTGCTGCAGAACGCCCAGACGCGCGACACGCGGGCGATCCAGGCCAAGCTCAACGAAATCATCCTGACAAGCCATGCGGAGAACCGCTTCATCGGCATCGAAAATCTCGACGAGGATGAGTTGAAGCATCTCGATCAGTTGGTGGCCAAAGCCGCCAAGGGACGGGCTGACACGGAGGCGTGCAGCACGTCGGAGGCAGAGAAAACCGAGGCGCCGAAAAAGGCGGAGGGGCGCAAGCGACGCGTATCAGGCAAGCCGGCGAAGCAGAGATAG
- a CDS encoding DUF2189 domain-containing protein, with protein sequence MAAFHVMTGASESFARPVVNRISIADVFDALKRGFDDFKEKPSHYVFLCLMYPIAGIFLTLWTSGANLLPMVFPLMSGFVLIGPIAAIGLYEISRRREEGLDTSWKHALEVRHSPALPSIVAVGLMLFALFVVWLVTAQTLYTNLLGEVFPRTMTDFTRQVFGTAQGLQLIIWGNLIGFGFALVVLAISVITFPFLLDRDVGAVAAVVTSIRATVINPVPVLLWGLIVAALLVIGTIPVFAGLALVIPILGHATWHLYRKLVAREAV encoded by the coding sequence ATGGCGGCATTTCATGTCATGACGGGTGCCAGTGAAAGCTTCGCGCGTCCCGTCGTCAATCGCATCAGTATCGCCGACGTCTTCGACGCACTGAAGCGCGGGTTCGACGATTTCAAGGAGAAGCCTTCCCATTATGTGTTCCTGTGCTTGATGTATCCGATCGCCGGCATCTTCCTGACGCTGTGGACTTCCGGCGCCAACCTTCTGCCGATGGTCTTCCCGCTGATGTCCGGTTTCGTGCTGATCGGCCCGATTGCGGCGATCGGTCTTTATGAGATCAGTCGCCGGCGCGAGGAAGGCCTCGATACGTCATGGAAGCACGCGCTCGAGGTACGCCATTCGCCGGCGCTGCCGTCGATCGTCGCGGTTGGACTGATGCTGTTTGCCCTTTTCGTCGTTTGGCTGGTGACGGCGCAGACGCTTTACACCAATCTTCTCGGCGAAGTGTTTCCGCGCACCATGACGGACTTCACCCGTCAGGTCTTCGGCACGGCCCAAGGCCTGCAGCTGATCATCTGGGGCAACCTCATCGGCTTCGGCTTCGCGCTCGTCGTGCTGGCGATTTCGGTCATCACCTTTCCGTTCCTGCTCGACCGCGACGTCGGGGCGGTTGCCGCCGTCGTGACCTCGATCCGTGCGACGGTCATCAATCCGGTGCCGGTGCTGCTTTGGGGCCTGATCGTTGCGGCCCTCCTCGTCATCGGCACGATCCCGGTGTTTGCCGGTCTTGCACTCGTCATCCCGATCCTCGGCCATGCGACCTGGCATCTCTACCGCAAGCTGGTTGCGCGGGAAGCCGTCTGA
- a CDS encoding RBBP9/YdeN family alpha/beta hydrolase, protein MKASDADILIIPGYTNSGPGHWQSRWEAKLSTARRVEQAEWTKPVREDWIARIAEEVNASTRPVVLVAHSLGVPAAIHAIPHFRKRVAGAFLVAPPDVANPDIRPKHLMTFGPYPRDPLPFPSITVASRNDPFGSYDHADEIASSWGSFLVDAGEAGHINGDSGHGPWPEGTMVFAQFLSRLAP, encoded by the coding sequence ATGAAAGCCTCAGACGCAGATATTCTCATCATCCCCGGCTATACCAATTCCGGCCCCGGCCATTGGCAGAGCCGTTGGGAGGCAAAGCTCAGCACGGCGCGGCGGGTCGAACAGGCCGAATGGACAAAACCCGTTCGCGAGGACTGGATCGCCCGCATCGCCGAGGAGGTGAACGCCTCGACCCGCCCTGTCGTCCTCGTCGCCCATTCGCTCGGTGTACCCGCGGCAATCCATGCCATTCCGCATTTCCGCAAGCGGGTGGCAGGCGCTTTCCTCGTTGCTCCGCCCGATGTCGCCAATCCGGACATTCGCCCGAAGCACCTGATGACCTTCGGGCCCTATCCACGCGATCCGCTGCCCTTCCCCTCGATCACCGTGGCCAGCCGCAACGATCCGTTCGGCAGCTACGACCATGCCGACGAGATCGCCAGCAGCTGGGGATCCTTCCTCGTCGATGCAGGCGAAGCGGGGCACATCAATGGTGATTCCGGACACGGCCCCTGGCCCGAAGGAACGATGGTCTTCGCCCAGTTCCTCAGCCGCCTCGCTCCCTGA
- a CDS encoding putative bifunctional diguanylate cyclase/phosphodiesterase, with product MKSARTPVKKARPEADEPHGDRAAAEAGVGDGPTDLSELAERESRWNHALVGSGLGVWDHNYRLDRKYYSPTWKTIRGMAPDENVAGDYQAWLQLVHPDDRDFVAHAIERQNAGDPDYQIFQYRERHRDGHWVWIDCRGACVEWDENGVPTRIVGTDIDITARKEAEETLSRLSRRLDLALEVSRIGVFEADLENDIVEWDDRLIAIYGLQGAARKIGGDAWAKSLHPDDRERVLGLADRSVESGSDFQQEYRIIRGDGVERIIRARSAFFVDGNGQRKLVGANWDVTEEVALRNELQRAKDLAEARNRELEAAKESIEHLALHDYLTGLPNRRYLDKMLEDRAAQCRTSGLALAILHIDLDRFKQINDTLGHRAGDAMLQHAATVLRNSVRAADFVARIGGDEFVILCTVDPASKKTAGLAERLIRELRKPVRYEGHDCRFGASIGIAVDCGAELDAKQTLLDADIALYRAKGLGRNRFEFFSASARSDIVSAKQLGDEILTGLERNEFVPFYQLQFDARTLDVAGVETLARWQHPVHGLLTPDRFLDIAEDLDVVSTIDALILERALSDRRAWIKDGLSIPKISVNVSARRLADPDLGKKLRALKIAPGSIAFELLESISLDDCDEAVAANLKKLRKLGIDIQIDDFGTGHASIVSLLRLSPKTLKIDRELIRMLPQSAEQRKLVGSIIDIGHSLNILVIAEGVETADHIRILEELDCDMLQGYALARPMPAMQLPSFIRSGSWRQGQTTARAMQTHLRRALPAKAAK from the coding sequence ATGAAATCAGCGAGAACGCCCGTGAAGAAAGCCCGCCCAGAGGCTGATGAACCGCATGGCGATCGCGCAGCGGCTGAGGCCGGCGTCGGCGACGGGCCGACCGACCTCTCGGAACTGGCCGAGCGCGAGAGCCGATGGAACCATGCGCTGGTCGGCTCCGGGCTCGGCGTATGGGATCACAATTATCGTCTCGATCGAAAATATTATTCGCCGACGTGGAAAACCATCCGCGGAATGGCGCCCGACGAGAACGTCGCCGGCGACTATCAGGCCTGGCTTCAGCTCGTCCATCCCGACGACCGCGATTTCGTCGCGCATGCGATCGAGCGGCAGAATGCCGGCGATCCGGATTATCAGATCTTCCAATATCGTGAGCGCCACAGGGATGGCCACTGGGTCTGGATCGACTGCCGCGGCGCGTGCGTAGAGTGGGACGAGAATGGCGTGCCGACACGCATCGTCGGAACGGACATCGATATCACCGCCCGCAAGGAAGCTGAGGAGACGCTGTCGCGCCTGTCGCGCCGGCTCGACCTGGCGCTGGAAGTTTCCCGAATCGGCGTCTTCGAGGCCGATCTCGAAAACGACATCGTCGAATGGGACGATCGCCTGATTGCCATTTACGGGTTGCAGGGCGCGGCGCGCAAGATCGGTGGCGACGCCTGGGCGAAAAGCCTGCACCCAGACGACCGCGAGCGCGTGCTTGGCCTTGCCGACCGCAGCGTCGAAAGCGGCAGCGACTTCCAGCAGGAATACCGCATCATCCGTGGCGACGGCGTCGAACGCATCATCCGAGCCCGCTCGGCCTTCTTCGTCGATGGCAACGGCCAACGCAAACTGGTCGGCGCCAATTGGGACGTCACCGAGGAAGTCGCGCTCCGCAACGAGCTGCAGCGCGCCAAGGATCTGGCGGAGGCCCGTAACCGCGAACTCGAGGCCGCCAAGGAGAGCATCGAGCACTTGGCGCTGCACGATTACCTCACCGGCCTGCCGAACCGCCGCTATCTCGACAAGATGCTGGAGGACCGCGCGGCGCAATGTCGGACGAGCGGCCTTGCCCTGGCTATCCTGCATATCGATCTCGACCGCTTCAAGCAGATCAACGACACGCTCGGCCATCGGGCTGGCGACGCGATGCTGCAGCACGCGGCAACTGTGCTCAGAAATTCCGTCCGTGCCGCCGATTTCGTCGCCCGGATCGGCGGCGATGAATTCGTCATTCTCTGCACTGTCGATCCCGCTTCGAAGAAGACCGCCGGCCTTGCCGAGCGCCTGATCCGCGAATTGCGCAAGCCGGTCAGATATGAAGGGCACGACTGCCGTTTCGGCGCCAGCATCGGCATTGCCGTCGATTGCGGCGCCGAGCTCGACGCCAAACAGACGCTGCTCGACGCCGACATCGCGCTCTACCGCGCCAAAGGTCTCGGCCGAAACCGCTTCGAATTCTTCTCGGCATCAGCCCGCAGCGACATCGTCTCCGCCAAGCAGCTCGGCGACGAGATCCTGACCGGCCTCGAGCGCAATGAATTCGTACCCTTCTATCAATTGCAGTTCGATGCCCGCACGCTTGATGTCGCGGGCGTCGAGACGCTCGCCCGCTGGCAGCATCCGGTGCACGGGCTGCTGACGCCTGACCGCTTTCTCGATATCGCCGAGGATCTCGATGTCGTTTCGACGATTGACGCCCTGATCCTGGAGCGCGCGCTTTCCGACCGCCGTGCCTGGATCAAGGACGGGCTGTCGATTCCGAAAATCTCGGTCAACGTTTCTGCCCGGCGGCTGGCCGATCCCGATCTCGGCAAAAAGCTCCGCGCCCTGAAGATCGCACCCGGCAGCATCGCCTTCGAATTGCTGGAATCGATCTCGCTCGATGACTGCGACGAGGCGGTGGCCGCCAACCTCAAAAAACTGCGCAAGCTCGGCATCGACATCCAGATCGACGATTTCGGCACCGGTCACGCCTCAATCGTCAGCCTGCTGCGCTTGAGCCCGAAGACGTTGAAGATCGACCGCGAGCTGATCCGGATGCTGCCGCAATCGGCCGAGCAGCGCAAACTCGTCGGCTCGATTATCGATATCGGCCACTCGCTCAACATTCTCGTCATCGCCGAGGGCGTCGAGACGGCGGATCATATCCGTATTCTGGAAGAACTCGACTGCGACATGCTGCAGGGCTACGCGCTCGCCCGGCCGATGCCGGCCATGCAGCTTCCCTCCTTCATCCGCAGTGGAAGCTGGCGCCAAGGCCAGACGACCGCCCGCGCCATGCAGACGCATCTGCGCCGTGCGCTGCCGGCAAAAGCCGCCAAATAA
- the purC gene encoding phosphoribosylaminoimidazolesuccinocarboxamide synthase, translated as MNRRRRIYEGKAKILYEGPEPGTLIQFFKDDATAFNKKKHEVIDGKGVLNNRISEYIFSHLNKIGIPTHFIRRLNMREQLIKEVEMIPLEIVVRNVAAGSLAKRLGIEEGVVLPRSIIEFYYKSDALDDPMVSEEHITAFGWANPAELDDIMALAIRVNDFMTGLFLGVGIQLVDFKIECGRLFEGDLMRIILADEISPDSCRLWDIETREKMDKDRFRRDLGGLLEAYSEVARRLGIINENEPVRGTGPVLVK; from the coding sequence ATGAACCGTCGCCGCCGTATCTACGAGGGCAAGGCAAAGATTCTGTATGAGGGTCCGGAACCGGGCACTTTGATCCAGTTTTTCAAGGACGATGCCACTGCCTTCAACAAGAAGAAACATGAAGTCATCGACGGCAAGGGCGTCCTCAACAATCGCATTTCCGAATATATCTTCAGCCATCTGAACAAGATCGGCATCCCCACCCACTTCATCCGCCGGCTCAACATGCGCGAGCAGCTGATCAAGGAAGTGGAGATGATCCCGCTGGAGATCGTCGTGCGCAACGTCGCTGCCGGTTCTCTCGCGAAGCGCCTCGGCATCGAGGAAGGCGTCGTTCTGCCGCGCTCGATCATCGAATTCTACTACAAGTCCGACGCACTCGATGATCCGATGGTCTCCGAAGAGCACATCACCGCCTTTGGCTGGGCCAATCCCGCAGAGCTCGACGACATCATGGCGCTCGCCATCCGCGTCAACGATTTCATGACCGGTCTCTTCCTGGGCGTCGGCATCCAGCTCGTCGACTTCAAGATCGAATGCGGCCGCCTCTTCGAGGGCGATCTAATGCGCATCATCCTGGCCGACGAGATCTCGCCGGACAGCTGCCGGCTCTGGGACATCGAAACCCGCGAGAAGATGGACAAGGACCGCTTCCGCCGCGATCTCGGCGGACTGCTCGAAGCCTATTCCGAAGTCGCTCGCCGTCTCGGCATCATCAATGAAAACGAGCCTGTGCGCGGCACCGGCCCGGTTCTCGTCAAGTAG
- the purS gene encoding phosphoribosylformylglycinamidine synthase subunit PurS: MIKARVTVTLKNGVLDPQGKAIEGALGALGFSGVGHVRQGKVFDLELEGADKSKAEAELKAMCEKLLANTVIENYAIAIDG; the protein is encoded by the coding sequence GTGATCAAGGCTCGTGTCACCGTCACGCTGAAAAACGGCGTTCTCGATCCCCAGGGCAAGGCCATCGAAGGCGCTCTCGGCGCTCTCGGATTTTCGGGCGTCGGCCATGTAAGACAGGGCAAGGTCTTCGACCTGGAGCTCGAAGGCGCCGACAAATCCAAGGCCGAGGCCGAGCTTAAAGCCATGTGCGAAAAATTGCTCGCCAATACGGTGATCGAGAATTACGCAATCGCGATCGACGGATGA
- a CDS encoding RNA 2'-phosphotransferase, translating into MTKAKLETEVSKYMSYVLRHAPEAAGLTLDGEGWVSFDELEKALASKYDVSRADIIEIVENNPKKRFTLADNRIRANQGHSIDVDLALKPVEPPAALFHGTSLASWSSIAREGLKKMQRHHVHLSADVETARIVAMRRKGEYVILRVDAARMFSEGHSFFVSDNGVWLTESVPVQFLSPDAGTP; encoded by the coding sequence ATGACAAAGGCAAAGCTGGAGACGGAAGTCTCGAAATATATGAGCTATGTTTTGCGTCATGCGCCTGAAGCCGCGGGTCTGACGCTTGATGGCGAGGGTTGGGTATCCTTCGACGAACTCGAAAAGGCGCTGGCGTCGAAATATGACGTCTCCCGCGCAGACATTATCGAAATCGTCGAAAACAACCCGAAGAAGCGTTTCACGCTTGCCGATAACAGAATTCGTGCCAATCAAGGTCATAGCATCGACGTCGATCTCGCCTTGAAGCCGGTTGAACCGCCCGCCGCTCTTTTTCACGGCACCTCCCTGGCGAGCTGGTCGTCGATCGCCCGTGAAGGTCTGAAGAAGATGCAGCGGCACCACGTTCATCTCTCCGCGGATGTCGAAACGGCGAGGATCGTCGCAATGCGCCGCAAGGGTGAGTATGTTATCCTGCGGGTGGATGCGGCCCGCATGTTTTCAGAGGGTCATTCTTTCTTTGTCTCCGACAATGGAGTATGGCTCACCGAAAGCGTTCCAGTTCAATTTCTTTCGCCAGACGCGGGGACTCCATGA
- the purQ gene encoding phosphoribosylformylglycinamidine synthase subunit PurQ, giving the protein MKSAVVQLPGLNRDRDMIAALTKISGKPPMTIWQTETEIPDVDLIVIPGGFSYGDYLRCGAIAARMPVMQAIIEKAAKGVKVLGVCNGFQILVEAGLLPGALMRNASLKFVCREIKLEVVNAETDFTRAYAQGQLIRCPVAHHDGNYFADEATLTKIEGNGQVVFRYAEGTNPNGSLNDIAGVTNEKGNVLGMMPHPENLIEAAHGGSDGRGLFASALDVVAA; this is encoded by the coding sequence ATGAAATCAGCCGTCGTTCAACTTCCGGGCCTCAACCGCGACCGCGACATGATCGCCGCACTGACCAAGATCTCCGGCAAGCCGCCGATGACGATCTGGCAGACGGAAACCGAGATCCCCGATGTCGACCTGATTGTCATCCCCGGCGGCTTTTCCTATGGCGATTACCTGCGCTGCGGCGCCATCGCCGCCCGCATGCCGGTCATGCAGGCGATCATCGAAAAGGCTGCCAAGGGCGTGAAGGTGCTCGGCGTCTGCAACGGCTTCCAGATCCTCGTCGAGGCCGGTCTGCTTCCGGGCGCACTGATGCGCAATGCCTCGCTGAAGTTCGTTTGCCGGGAGATCAAGCTCGAAGTCGTCAATGCCGAGACGGACTTCACCCGCGCCTACGCGCAAGGCCAGCTTATCCGCTGCCCTGTTGCCCATCATGACGGCAATTATTTCGCCGACGAAGCGACGCTGACGAAAATCGAGGGCAATGGCCAGGTTGTCTTTCGGTATGCCGAAGGCACCAATCCGAACGGCTCGCTCAACGACATCGCCGGCGTCACGAACGAAAAGGGCAACGTGCTGGGCATGATGCCGCATCCGGAAAATCTGATCGAGGCCGCCCATGGCGGTTCGGACGGCCGCGGCCTCTTCGCCTCGGCGCTCGATGTCGTCGCCGCCTGA
- a CDS encoding DUF1127 domain-containing protein produces the protein MSALPEIKMPIVPIVSFEGRRQIVVPAAPAETTTRLGRIWAAILLWHQKREGRRALRGLTASELKDIGVSQSEAAREVGKSFFLD, from the coding sequence ATGTCTGCCTTACCTGAGATCAAAATGCCAATTGTACCGATTGTCTCCTTCGAGGGCCGGAGGCAAATTGTCGTGCCGGCTGCGCCTGCCGAGACGACGACGCGCCTGGGCCGGATCTGGGCGGCCATTCTTCTCTGGCATCAGAAGCGGGAAGGTCGTCGAGCACTCAGAGGCCTGACGGCGAGCGAGCTCAAGGATATCGGCGTGTCGCAATCCGAGGCAGCGCGTGAGGTCGGCAAGTCGTTTTTCTTGGATTGA